The DNA window GAAAAAGATTTAAAATTTATTAATCAACAAGTTTAATAGTTGTTGATTTTCTTTATAACTTTGCATTTCTGTTTAGCACAGGTGTTTTTTTAGAAACATTTTTGCTAAACAGAAATGCATTTTTTATTTTATTGTTAAACCTTAAAATCTGCTCTCAATGGCTCTATGAGCAGATGTATGACAGAGCCATAATTCAAAAATATGGGTAATTCTCCAGAAGAATTTGATTGGGATAATGTAGAAACTAAAAGTTTCGGATTAGGTTATTCAGAAGAAAAGCGAGCAGAGCTCGAAAAAATGTACGATGAAACCCTTACTCAAGTACAAGAAAAAGAAGTAGTAACGGGTACTGTTGTAAAAATTGTTGATAGAGAAGTCATCTTAAACATAGGTTTTAAATCAGATGGATTAGTTCCTTTGTCGGAATTCCGTGATATGCCTGATTTAAAGTCTGGTGATGAAGTTGAGGTTTTTATCGAAAACCAGGAAGATGCTAACGGACAGTTGATCCTTTCGAGAAAGAAAGCGAAAATTTTGACTGCCTGGAAAAAAATTCAAGCGGCTTTGGACGAAGATACCATCATCGAAGGTATTGTAAAACGTCGTACCAAAGGTGGTTTGATTGTAGACATTTATGGTATAGAAGCGTTCTTGCCTGGATCACAAATTGACGTGAAGCCAATCCGTGATTTTGACATCTACGTAGGTAAGAAGATGGAAGTAAAAGTTGTGAAAATTAACTACGCAAACGATAACGTAGTAGTTTCACATAAAGTACTTATTGAGAAAGACCTCGAAGAGCAGAAAGCACGTATTTTGAACAACCTTGAAAAAGGTCAGGTACTTGAAGGTGTTATCAAGAACATGACTAACTTTGGGGTATTTATAGATTTAGGTGGTGTAGATGGATTACTCCATATTACTGACATCTCCTGGGGACGCATCAGCCACCCAGAAGAAGTATTAAACCTTGATCAAAAAGTGAATGTAGTAGTGTTGGATTTCGACGATGAGAAAAAACGTATTTCTCTTGGTATGAAACAACTTACTCCTCATCCTTGGGAATCATTGCCAGAAGAAATTCAGGTGGGTACAAAAGTAAAAGGCCGCATTGTAAATGTAGCTGATTATGGTGCTTTCTTGGAAGTAATTCCTGGTGTAGAAGGTTTGATCCACGTTTCAGAAATGTCTTGGTCTCAGCACTTGCGCAATCCTCAGGATTTCATCAAAGTAAGTGATGAGCTTGAAGCCGTTGTATTGACTTTAGACCGCGAAGAGCGTAAAATGTCACTAGGTATCAAGCAATTGACCGATGACCCTTGGACTAAACAAGATGTATTGGATCGTTATGCGATTGGTACTAAGCACAAAGGTATCGTTCGTAACCTAACTAGCTTCGGTTTGTTCATCGAACTTGAAGAAGGTATTGACGGGCTTGTACACGTATCTGACTTGTCTTGGACTAAAAAGGTGAAACACCCTTCTGAGTTCGTAAAAGTAAACGATGAGTTAGAAGTAGTAGTACTTGAGTTAGACGTAGACAACAAACGTTTGGCACTTGGACACAAGCAGTTGGAAGAAAACCCTTGGGATACTTTCGCTACTATCTTTACCAACGGATCTGTTCATCCTTGTACTATCTTGTCTCGCAGCGAGAAAGGTGCGATTTTGGAACTTCCTTATGGTATTGAAGGTTCAGTAGGAGTGAAACACCTTAAGAAAGCAGATGGTTCTTTACCAGAAGTTGGCGAAACTCTTGACTTTATCGTATTAGAGTTTTCTAAGGACGAAAAGAAAATTGTTTTATCTCACGCAAGAACTCACGAAACTGAGGAAGAGAGAGAGCAACAAAAGAAAAAGGCTCCTGCCAATACAGGAAACAAAAAGAAGAAAGGAAAAGATGTGGCTGAAAGTAAAACTACTTTAGGCGACATCGAAGCTTTGTCTTCTTTAAAAGAGCAAATGGATAGTAATGACGGTGACGCCTCTTAATTATCCCTGTTCGTTATAAAATATAAAAAGCGTGGTATAGCAATATGCCACGCTTTTTGCATTTTACGAAAGCTTGTCTTAGATTACACCCAAAAGATTAATTTTATCTACTCATTCGATTGTATAAGTTAACCATTTGGCTATATAACTCGAAAAGCTTGGCTGGAGAACCTTTATCAGGAATACTAGGGTGAACAATGCTATATTTGAAATTATTGGTTTTAATTCTTTCTTTTAAATTCCGAATATTTTTAATAAAGTCTACCCCATTGGTTACATAGCTATCCAAATTTGATCTTTTAAACACCGCCATATTGCCAAATGCTTTTTCAAGTTGTGCCTCATCGTTTTGTAGGTTTTCCAGCTTATTATGACTTTCCTTGAAGGCCTTCATCTTTTCGTCTAAAGATTTCATGTCAACCTTTTTTAAGTCGCTTCCGTCCAGGCTATCAATAAGTGTGGCTATATCTTCCACGTTTTTGAGGTTGATCATTAAATTATAGCGAATAGCCTGTCCGTTTGCTTTAAATTTTTCTACATCAAACCTAAAGGTTTCATCTTGTAACTGTTGAAATGGCAAGCTTATTTTTTCGTAGGCAGCAAAATACTCTTCAAAGGCTTTCATGAGTTGAGGGTGCAGTACTTGCCCTTTAGCA is part of the Microscilla marina ATCC 23134 genome and encodes:
- the rpsA gene encoding 30S ribosomal protein S1, translating into MGNSPEEFDWDNVETKSFGLGYSEEKRAELEKMYDETLTQVQEKEVVTGTVVKIVDREVILNIGFKSDGLVPLSEFRDMPDLKSGDEVEVFIENQEDANGQLILSRKKAKILTAWKKIQAALDEDTIIEGIVKRRTKGGLIVDIYGIEAFLPGSQIDVKPIRDFDIYVGKKMEVKVVKINYANDNVVVSHKVLIEKDLEEQKARILNNLEKGQVLEGVIKNMTNFGVFIDLGGVDGLLHITDISWGRISHPEEVLNLDQKVNVVVLDFDDEKKRISLGMKQLTPHPWESLPEEIQVGTKVKGRIVNVADYGAFLEVIPGVEGLIHVSEMSWSQHLRNPQDFIKVSDELEAVVLTLDREERKMSLGIKQLTDDPWTKQDVLDRYAIGTKHKGIVRNLTSFGLFIELEEGIDGLVHVSDLSWTKKVKHPSEFVKVNDELEVVVLELDVDNKRLALGHKQLEENPWDTFATIFTNGSVHPCTILSRSEKGAILELPYGIEGSVGVKHLKKADGSLPEVGETLDFIVLEFSKDEKKIVLSHARTHETEEEREQQKKKAPANTGNKKKKGKDVAESKTTLGDIEALSSLKEQMDSNDGDAS
- a CDS encoding DUF3829 domain-containing protein, encoding MQSKFFILLLFSIVIISCGTKNKHTENSTNEDIATETAQSDAEPVNLFEHPDFAKKFNAYINFSNRFHKSATKSYEKYLAWVDKAKGPKYGKNTPQTLYELHERSLEKVAKEVDFDPQMKGIDQPMRQVVEKADALYQLINTANGYYEKEDYKDDDFAKGQVLHPQLMKAFEEYFAAYEKISLPFQQLQDETFRFDVEKFKANGQAIRYNLMINLKNVEDIATLIDSLDGSDLKKVDMKSLDEKMKAFKESHNKLENLQNDEAQLEKAFGNMAVFKRSNLDSYVTNGVDFIKNIRNLKERIKTNNFKYSIVHPSIPDKGSPAKLFELYSQMVNLYNRMSR